From one Pieris brassicae chromosome 5, ilPieBrab1.1, whole genome shotgun sequence genomic stretch:
- the LOC123709996 gene encoding mitochondrial import inner membrane translocase subunit Tim16, with protein MAKYIAQIIVLGAQVVGKAFARALKQEIAASQEAAKRAGGGPQGARRAAANASSGLTLEEAMQILNLEKIDSEKLNKNFEHLFTVNDKAKGGSFYLQSKIVRAKERLDTEIKFKQPPENENPTKPS; from the coding sequence ATGGCCAAATATATTGctcaaataattgttttgggTGCCCAAGTGGTTGGAAAAGCTTTCGCTCGAGCTTTGAAACAAGAAATCGCTGCATCACAAGAAGCAGCAAAAAGAGCTGGTGGTGGACCTCAGGGCGCTAGACGGGCAGCAGCCAACGCTTCATCAGGCCTCACATTGGAGGAAGCAATGCAAATTTTAAACTTAGAGAAAATAGACTCGGAGAAACTCAATAAAAATTTCGAACATTTGTTCACTGTTAATGATAAGGCAAAAGGTGGATCATTTTATTTGCAATCGAAAATAGTTCGAGCAAAGGAAAGATTAGacactgaaattaaatttaaacaaccTCCAGAAAACGAAAATCCCACAAAGCCATCTTGA
- the LOC123709994 gene encoding uncharacterized protein LOC123709994 — MAKVEQPLFILPKKRNGKKQNSIGGHVDHIITVQGATDTEISSKYKNGLSPVSEHVANGIIHSTMEGLKSNMKINLPIINDVNDEDITDIITESKPSQQKNGYQPLTLNSSREIIDLSPIYENSSDACSSHGDLRDDNEIQKSCRMLNSDTNESACPTPNTLSQTHSEVSLEMGIMTDSLKNSAKRKKRVNIVSGITESENTETEITALRVDSEASLTTDCSLESKDGYLTMTGTIKRGKKKGQNVDVKLNISREELEIIEASIVADELSKMDVSQCSLYNGPHIFLFSLLCVPIVVCISAGYSFYMGTLAWYNIFSHVTEEFTCVKKMILAPIVILSYPFLIVIFTIGLGLYAGIVQLTFSGANWWKDVCDFEKGFYGWLCNVLGMAECSPYEVVILMDVKP; from the exons ATGGCTAAAGTAGAGCAaccattgtttattttaccaaAGAAACGAAATGGAAAGAAGCAAAACTCAATAGGTGGACATGTAGACCACATCATCACTGTTCAG GGAGCTACAGATACggaaatttcatcaaaatacaaaaatgggTTATCACCAGTATCTGAACACGTTGCTAATGGGATAATTCACTCTACAATGGAAGGCCTCAAATCAAACATGAAAATTAACTTGCCCATTATCAATGATGTTAACGATGAAGATATTACAGATATAATCactgaatctaaaccatctcAGCAGAAAAATGGTTACCAGCCTTTAACTTTGAATAGTAGTAGAGAAATTATTGATCTTTCCCCTATCTATGAAAACTCTTCAGATGCATGCTCTAGTCATGGAGATTTGAGGGATGACAATGAAATACAGAAAAGTTGCAGAATGTTAAATTCTGACACTAACGAAAGTGCATGCCCAACTCCTAACACCCTTTCACAAACCCATTCAGAAGTGAGCTTGGAAATGGGCATAATGACTGATAGCCTCAAAAATAGTGCTAAGAGAAAGAAGAGAGTTAACATTGTTTCTGGTATAACCGAGTCGGAAAATACTGAAACAGAGATCACAGCTTTAAGAGTTGATTCCGAAGCATCTCTTACTACTGACTGCTCATTAGAGAGTAAAGATGGTTACTTGACAATGACTGGTACAATAAAACGTGGCAAGAAAAAAGGTCAAAATGTTGatgtaaaactaaatatatctcGTGAAGAATTGGAAATTATAGAGGCATCAATTGTTGCAGATGAGTTAAGTAAAATGGATGTGTCTCAATGCTCACTGTATAATGGgccacatatatttttattcagccTCCTCTGTGTACCAATTGTTGTCTGTATTTCTGCTGGCTATTCATTTTATATGGGTACTCTGGCTtggtacaatattttttctcatgTTACTGAAGAGTTTACTTGTGTTAAAAAGATGATTTTGGCACCAATAGTAATTTTATCGTACCCATTtctaattgttatatttacaattggtcTAGGTCTTTATGCAGGTATCGTACAATTGACATTTAGTGGAGCAAACTGGTGGAAAGATGTATGTGACTTTGAGAAAGGTTTTTATGGATGGTTATGTAATGTATTGGGCATGGCTGAGTGTAGTCCATATGAGGTTGTAATTCTAATGGATGTCAAACCATAA
- the LOC123710398 gene encoding 3-hydroxyacyl-CoA dehydrogenase type-2-like isoform X1, translating to MLKGMVSLVTGGASGLGKATVETLAKLGGKVVILDIQGTRAEIVAKSIGENVLVSTGCVTSEADVKKALDLAKTKFGRLDNLVNCAGYSMSHQTYNFHKDKCVDLDHFEKCINVNTVGTFNTIRLAAGLMGKNKPSESGQRGVIVNTASTIAMEGDIGQAAYAASTAAVIGMTLPIARDLASQGIRVMTIAPGIFETPLVSYLPEKMIEFIKRMTPFPSRLGKPEEFAHLVTSIIENPMLNGEVIRIDGAQRWFPL from the exons atgttgaag GGAATGGTAAGTTTGGTAACTGGAGGAGCATCGGGACTGGGAAAGGCCACGGTAGAAACATTGGCAAAACTTGGTGGAAAAGTTGTTATTCTTGATATTCAAGGAACCCGAGCAGAAATTGTTGCCAAATCCATAGGTGAAAATGTTTTAGTATCTACTGGTTgt gtGACTTCAGAGGCAGATGTTAAAAAAGCACTAGATTTAGCCAAAACAAAATTTGGACGTTTAGATAATTTAGTTAACTGTGCTGGTTATTCTATGTCTCatcaaacatataattttcataaagaCAAATGTGTGGATTTGGATCATTtcgaaaaatgtataaat GTTAATACTGTAGGCACATTTAACACAATTCGGCTAGCTGCTGGGCTAATGGGTAAAAATAAACCATCAGAGAGTGGTCAACGTGGTGTTATAGTAAACACTGCATCAACAATAGCCATGGAAGGAGACATTGGTCAGGCCGCTTATGCAGCATCAACAGCAGCTGTTATAGGCATGACATTGCCAATTGCTAGGGATTTAGCATCCCAAGGAATTCGAGTTATGACAATTGCCCcag GTATCTTTGAAACACCGTTAGTTTCATATTTACCCGAAAAAATGATAGAGTTTATCAAAAGAATGACGCCATTTCCCTCGCGCTTAGGAAAACCGGAGGAATTTGCACATTTGGTCACAAGTATAATTGAAAATCCCATGCTAAATGGTGAAGTGATACGAATAGATGGCGCGCAACGCTGGTTTCCGTTATAG
- the LOC123710398 gene encoding 3-hydroxyacyl-CoA dehydrogenase type-2-like isoform X2 — translation MVSLVTGGASGLGKATVETLAKLGGKVVILDIQGTRAEIVAKSIGENVLVSTGCVTSEADVKKALDLAKTKFGRLDNLVNCAGYSMSHQTYNFHKDKCVDLDHFEKCINVNTVGTFNTIRLAAGLMGKNKPSESGQRGVIVNTASTIAMEGDIGQAAYAASTAAVIGMTLPIARDLASQGIRVMTIAPGIFETPLVSYLPEKMIEFIKRMTPFPSRLGKPEEFAHLVTSIIENPMLNGEVIRIDGAQRWFPL, via the exons ATGGTAAGTTTGGTAACTGGAGGAGCATCGGGACTGGGAAAGGCCACGGTAGAAACATTGGCAAAACTTGGTGGAAAAGTTGTTATTCTTGATATTCAAGGAACCCGAGCAGAAATTGTTGCCAAATCCATAGGTGAAAATGTTTTAGTATCTACTGGTTgt gtGACTTCAGAGGCAGATGTTAAAAAAGCACTAGATTTAGCCAAAACAAAATTTGGACGTTTAGATAATTTAGTTAACTGTGCTGGTTATTCTATGTCTCatcaaacatataattttcataaagaCAAATGTGTGGATTTGGATCATTtcgaaaaatgtataaat GTTAATACTGTAGGCACATTTAACACAATTCGGCTAGCTGCTGGGCTAATGGGTAAAAATAAACCATCAGAGAGTGGTCAACGTGGTGTTATAGTAAACACTGCATCAACAATAGCCATGGAAGGAGACATTGGTCAGGCCGCTTATGCAGCATCAACAGCAGCTGTTATAGGCATGACATTGCCAATTGCTAGGGATTTAGCATCCCAAGGAATTCGAGTTATGACAATTGCCCcag GTATCTTTGAAACACCGTTAGTTTCATATTTACCCGAAAAAATGATAGAGTTTATCAAAAGAATGACGCCATTTCCCTCGCGCTTAGGAAAACCGGAGGAATTTGCACATTTGGTCACAAGTATAATTGAAAATCCCATGCTAAATGGTGAAGTGATACGAATAGATGGCGCGCAACGCTGGTTTCCGTTATAG